The Chanodichthys erythropterus isolate Z2021 chromosome 12, ASM2448905v1, whole genome shotgun sequence genome contains a region encoding:
- the LOC137032503 gene encoding mucin-12-like has translation MVRNSRKSTTRGQTTREVFSLAAGEVERGRSLRSVAGSYGICHVTLHRFITRKHKLQEQGVRSPLPPVGYSSHKKVFTSEQEEQLVAYLSRAAAMCYGLSPKEVRKLAFECGVKFHCKFPESWSKTQMAGKDWFTSFLKRNRSLSLRKPQATSMARATSFNSHNVGFFFNNLDTVYNTHHFRPNDIWNMDETGVTTVHTPEKIIATKGVRQIGAMTSGERGTLVTVAVAINALGNSVPPFFVFPRKRFHSHFIHEGPPASAGAANGSGWMQAEEFLQFLHHFANHTKPSLEMKVLLLLDNHVSHLSVPAMDFCRERGIVLLTFPPHCTHKLCPLDRTVFRSFKGRVNTHLDAWMKAHPGKNATIYDLPGIVAKALPQAITPENIVSGFRCTGIWPYSPDVFGENDFAPAYATDRPEPTTLTSSADSSTLHQGSSSLHQGSTTLHQGSSSLQQGSSSLHQGSTTLHQGSSSLHQGSTTLHQGCSSLHQGSSSLHQGSTTLHQGSSSLHQGSTTLHQGSSSLHQGSTTLHQGSSSLHQGSSSLHQGSTTLHQGCSSLHQGSSSLHQGSTTLHQGSSSLHQGSTTLHQGSTTLHQGSSSLHQGSSSLHQGSTTLHQGCSSLHQGSSSLHQGSTTLHQGSSSPPGLHHTPPGLHHTPPGLLLSSPGLHHTPPGLHHTPPGLHHTPPGLLLSSPGLLLSSPGLHHTPPGLLLSSPGLHHTPPGLLLSSPGLLLSSPGLLCA, from the exons AT gGTTAGAAATAGTAGAAAGTCAACAACTAGGGGACAGACTACTAGGGAAGTTTTTAGTTTGGCAGCCGGAGAGGTGGAGAGAGGCAGGTCCTTGCGGAGCGTGGCAGGTAGCTATGGCATCTGCCATGTTACTCTACACCGATTCATAACACGTAAACACAAACTGCAGGAGCAGGGAGTAAGATCACCACTACCTCCAGTGGGCTACTCTTCACACAAAAAGGTGTTTACTTCAGAGCAGGAGGAGCAGCTTGTTGCATATTTGTCTCGTGCGGCAGCAATGTGTTATGGGCTGAGCCCCAAGGAG gTTCGAAAACTTGCATTCGAATGCGGAGTCAAGTTCCACTGCAAATTCCCAGAATCCTGGTCAAAAACCCAAATGGCAGGCAAAGACTGGTTTACATCCTTCCTCAAAAGGAACAGGTCTCTTTCATTAAGAAAACCACAAGCCACCAGTATGGCGAGAGCAACTAGTTTCAATTCTCACAatgtaggatttttttttaacaatttagaCACTGTATACAATACTCACCATTTTAGGCCAAATGACATATGGAATATGGATGAGACTGGTGTGACCACAGTACACACCCCAGAAAAAATAATTGCGACAAAAGGAGTGCGCCAGATCGGAGCAATGACATCTGGAGAAAGGGGTACGCTTGTGACTGTGGCAGTGGCCATTAATGCCCTGGGGAATTCGGTGCCtccgttttttgtttttccccgTAAGCGATTTCACTCTCACTTCATCCATGAAGGGCCGCCTGCATCAGCCGGAGCAGCAAATGGGTCTGGTTGGATGCAAGCAGAGGAATTTTTGCAGTTCCTTCACCACTTTGCCAACCATACAAAACCCTCGCTAGAAATGAAGGTACTTCTCTTGCTGGACAATCACGTGTCCCACCTGTCTGTGCCAGCCATGGATTTCTGTAGAGAAAGAGGCATCGTTTTACTTACTTTCCCGCCACATTGCACTCATAAGCTCTGTCCCCTGGACAGAACAGTTTTTCGATCTTTCAAAGGGAGGGTCAACACGCACCTGGACGCCTGGATGAAAGCTCACCCTGGCAAGAACGCCACAATATACGACCTCCCTGGGATTGTTGCAAAAGCGTTGCCACAGGCAATAACACCTGAGAACATCGTGTCTGGTTTCAG gTGCACTGGTATCTGGCCCTACAGCCCTGATGTGTTTGGAGAAAATGACTTCGCTCCTGCATATGCAACCGACCGACCAGAGCCAACTACCTTGACATCCTCTGCAGATTCCTCCACACTCCACCAGGGCTCCTCCTCTCTTCACCAGGGCTCCACCACACTCCACCAGGGCTCCTCCTCTCTTCAACAGGGCTCCTCCTCTCTTCACCAGGGCTCCACCACACTCCACCAGGGCTCCTCCTCTCTTCACCAGGGCTCCACCACACTCCACCAGGGCTGCTCCTCTCTTCACCAGGGCTCCTCCTCTCTTCACCAGGGCTCCACCACACTCCACCAGGGCTCCTCCTCTCTTCACCAGGGCTCCACCACACTCCACCAGGGCTCCTCCTCTCTTCACCAGGGCTCCACCACACTCCACCAGGGCTCCTCCTCTCTTCACCAGGGCTCCTCCTCTCTTCACCAGGGCTCCACCACACTCCACCAGGGCTGCTCCTCTCTTCACCAGGGCTCCTCCTCTCTTCACCAGGGCTCCACCACACTCCACCAGGGCTCCTCCTCTCTTCACCAGGGCTCCACCACACTCCACCAGGGCTCCACCACACTCCACCAGGGCTCCTCCTCTCTTCACCAGGGCTCCTCCTCTCTTCACCAGGGCTCCACCACACTCCACCAGGGCTGCTCCTCTCTTCACCAGGGCTCCTCCTCTCTTCACCAGGGCTCCACCACACTCCACCAGGGCTCCTCCTCTCCACCAGGGCTCCACCACACTCCACCAGGGCTCCACCACACTCCACCAGGGCTCCTCCTCTCTTCACCAGGGCTCCACCACACTCCACCAGGGCTCCACCACACTCCACCAGGGCTCCACCACACTCCACCAGGGCTCCTCCTCTCTTCACCAGGGCTCCTCCTCTCTTCACCAGGGCTCCACCACACTCCACCAGGGCTCCTCCTCTCTTCACCAGGGCTCCACCACACTCCACCAGGGCTCCTCCTCTCTTCACCAGGGCTCCTCCTCTCTTCACCAGGGCTCCTCTGTGCCTGA